From a region of the Enterobacter sp. JBIWA008 genome:
- a CDS encoding GGDEF domain-containing protein — translation MTSHSWRSLVHRKYQLSLRLFLFLNATSAVFSVTNPLNSVRLLSAPLIAIFFISTGLFVWHWRKRARKINIPLVSGIFGILWAWQIVSKFALITHDHATYLLIALLTVLFIGTLAFASNIKAFTLHSLPTFIVCLWLSDHDIWLRMTYSFALPVVAIAIHNILQRRNDRFAQELLSRLLEERETLTDLSMMDPLTGLYNRRGLQSRLENLPAVENGEHFVLLMDIDHFKAYNDHYGHMMGDQALKRVSAAIRDAVRSRDIVARFGGEEFMVLLTNISLEHARLTAERIRQKVYDLKIPHLFNESVATNVTISIGIAIFEDEDVEGALEKADKALYEAKHMGRNNILLSEELQTA, via the coding sequence ATGACATCACACTCCTGGCGGTCTTTGGTTCACAGAAAATATCAATTGTCGTTACGTTTATTTTTATTTCTGAACGCAACCTCGGCAGTGTTCTCGGTAACAAATCCGCTCAATTCTGTACGCCTGTTATCTGCCCCACTTATTGCTATTTTCTTCATCAGCACCGGCCTGTTCGTCTGGCACTGGAGAAAGCGCGCGCGGAAGATCAATATTCCCCTTGTTTCAGGGATCTTCGGTATTTTGTGGGCCTGGCAAATTGTGTCTAAATTCGCCTTAATTACCCACGACCACGCGACGTATTTGTTAATCGCCCTATTAACGGTGCTTTTTATCGGAACGCTGGCATTCGCCAGTAATATCAAAGCATTTACTCTGCACTCATTGCCCACCTTTATTGTCTGCCTGTGGCTAAGCGATCACGATATATGGCTGAGAATGACCTATTCTTTCGCACTTCCTGTGGTGGCAATCGCTATTCATAACATTTTGCAAAGACGTAACGATCGTTTCGCTCAGGAATTGCTCTCTCGCCTGTTGGAAGAGCGAGAAACCCTTACCGATCTCAGCATGATGGACCCGCTTACCGGGCTCTATAATCGTCGCGGTCTGCAAAGCCGTCTGGAGAACCTGCCTGCGGTAGAGAATGGCGAGCACTTTGTCCTGCTGATGGATATCGACCATTTCAAAGCCTATAACGATCATTATGGCCATATGATGGGCGACCAGGCGCTGAAGCGCGTCTCTGCGGCAATCCGCGACGCCGTGCGTTCTCGCGATATTGTGGCGCGTTTTGGCGGGGAAGAGTTTATGGTGCTGCTGACCAATATTTCACTCGAACATGCTCGCCTGACGGCCGAACGGATCCGCCAGAAAGTCTACGATTTGAAAATCCCGCATCTGTTTAACGAGAGCGTCGCTACAAACGTCACCATCAGCATTGGTATTGCCATTTTCGAGGATGAAGACGTGGAAGGCGCGCTGGAAAAAGCGGACAAAGCCCTCTACGAAGCAAAACATATGGGGCGCAATAACATTCTGTTGAGTGAAGAGTTGCAGACGGCGTAA
- the rsmC gene encoding 16S rRNA (guanine(1207)-N(2))-methyltransferase RsmC, with product MSAFTPASEVLLRHSDDFEESRILFAGDMQDDLPARFDCAESRAHTQYYHHWQVLSRQMGERARFSLVAEQSDIAHCDTLIYYWPKNKPEAQFQLMNLLSLLPVGCDIFVVGENRSGVRSAEQMLEGYAPLNKVDSARRCGLYHGRLEKQTTFDAQAYWDEYQLDGLTIKTLPGVFSRDALDTGSKLLLSTLTPHTKGKVLDVGCGAGVLSTVLASHSPKVRLTLCDVSAPAVEASRATLAANGIEGEVIASNVFSDVTGRFDMIISNPPFHDGMETSLEAAQTLIRGAVRHLNSGGELRIVANAFLAYPKVLDETFGFHEVIAQTGRFKVYRTVMTRQAKK from the coding sequence ATGTCTGCATTTACCCCGGCAAGTGAAGTCTTGCTGCGTCACAGTGATGATTTCGAAGAAAGCCGTATTCTGTTTGCCGGAGATATGCAGGATGACCTGCCTGCGCGTTTCGACTGTGCTGAAAGCCGTGCCCACACCCAATACTACCACCACTGGCAGGTGCTGAGCCGCCAGATGGGTGAGCGCGCGCGCTTTAGCCTGGTGGCGGAACAGAGCGATATCGCCCACTGCGATACGCTGATTTACTACTGGCCGAAGAACAAGCCGGAAGCCCAGTTCCAGCTGATGAACCTGCTCTCTCTGCTGCCGGTCGGCTGCGATATTTTCGTGGTGGGTGAGAACCGCAGCGGCGTGCGTAGCGCTGAACAGATGCTGGAAGGCTACGCGCCGCTGAATAAAGTCGACAGCGCTCGCCGCTGTGGTCTGTACCATGGCCGTCTGGAAAAACAGACAACGTTTGATGCACAGGCATACTGGGACGAGTACCAGCTTGACGGCCTGACCATCAAAACCCTGCCGGGCGTGTTCAGCCGTGACGCGCTGGATACGGGCAGCAAGCTACTGCTCTCCACCCTGACGCCGCACACTAAAGGCAAAGTGCTGGACGTGGGCTGCGGCGCGGGCGTGCTTTCTACCGTGCTCGCCAGCCATTCACCAAAAGTCCGTTTAACCCTGTGTGACGTGAGCGCCCCGGCGGTTGAAGCCAGCCGCGCAACGCTTGCCGCAAACGGCATTGAAGGCGAGGTGATTGCCAGCAACGTCTTCTCTGACGTCACCGGTCGCTTCGACATGATCATCTCCAACCCGCCGTTCCACGACGGTATGGAAACCAGCCTGGAGGCGGCACAAACGCTGATCCGTGGCGCCGTTCGTCACCTGAACAGCGGCGGCGAGCTGCGTATCGTTGCGAACGCCTTCCTGGCGTACCCGAAAGTACTGGACGAAACCTTCGGCTTCCATGAAGTGATCGCCCAGACCGGCCGCTTTAAGGTCTACCGCACCGTGATGACGCGTCAGGCAAAGAAATAA
- the rimI gene encoding ribosomal protein S18-alanine N-acetyltransferase, with protein MNTISSLTTPDLTTAFAIETRAHAFPWSEKTFASNQGERYLNYRLDVDGTMAAFAITQVVLDEATLFNIAVDPAFQRRGLGRELLEHLIRELETRDVFTLWLEVRASNVAAIALYESLGFNEATIRRNYYPTAEGREDAIIMALPIG; from the coding sequence ATGAACACGATTTCTTCCCTCACGACGCCTGACCTGACCACAGCGTTTGCGATTGAAACACGCGCCCACGCGTTTCCGTGGAGCGAAAAAACCTTCGCCAGCAATCAGGGCGAACGGTATCTGAACTACCGTCTGGACGTTGACGGCACCATGGCCGCCTTCGCCATCACGCAGGTTGTTCTTGATGAGGCGACGCTGTTTAATATCGCAGTTGATCCCGCGTTTCAGCGCCGTGGGCTGGGAAGAGAGCTGCTTGAGCACCTCATTCGTGAGCTCGAAACCCGTGACGTTTTCACCCTGTGGCTGGAGGTGCGCGCGTCGAATGTCGCCGCCATCGCGCTCTATGAAAGCTTAGGCTTTAACGAGGCGACAATCCGCCGTAACTACTACCCCACCGCAGAGGGACGTGAAGACGCCATCATAATGGCTCTGCCGATTGGATAA
- the yjjG gene encoding pyrimidine 5'-nucleotidase encodes MKWDWIFFDADETLFTFDSFGGLQRMFLDYSVTFTAEDFQDYQAVNKPLWVDYQNGAITALQLQHQRFDVWAERLKVSPGTLNEAFLNAMADICAPLPGAVSLLNALKGKVKLGIITNGFTALQQIRLERTGLRDHFDALVISEEVGVPKPDPRIFDYALSQAGNPDRDRVLMVGDTAESDILGGMNAGLSTVWLNAHGRVKPEGIEPTWTVTSLNELEQLLCKQ; translated from the coding sequence ATGAAATGGGACTGGATTTTCTTTGATGCCGACGAAACGCTGTTTACGTTTGATTCGTTCGGCGGCCTGCAGCGGATGTTTCTCGACTATAGCGTGACCTTCACCGCTGAAGATTTTCAGGACTACCAGGCGGTGAACAAGCCGCTGTGGGTGGATTACCAGAACGGTGCCATCACCGCGTTACAACTTCAGCACCAGCGCTTTGACGTCTGGGCGGAACGTTTAAAGGTCAGCCCGGGGACGCTTAACGAGGCCTTCCTGAACGCGATGGCCGATATCTGTGCGCCACTGCCGGGCGCGGTTTCCCTGCTGAATGCGTTGAAAGGCAAGGTGAAACTGGGGATCATCACCAACGGTTTTACCGCCCTGCAGCAGATCCGCCTCGAGCGCACCGGCCTGCGCGATCATTTCGACGCGCTGGTGATCTCGGAAGAGGTGGGTGTACCTAAACCGGATCCGCGTATTTTCGATTATGCACTGTCGCAGGCCGGGAATCCTGACCGCGATCGTGTACTGATGGTGGGAGACACGGCAGAGTCCGATATTCTGGGCGGTATGAATGCCGGTCTGTCGACCGTCTGGCTCAATGCGCATGGCCGCGTGAAGCCTGAAGGCATCGAGCCGACCTGGACCGTCACGTCGTTGAACGAACTGGAGCAACTCCTGTGTAAACAATGA
- a CDS encoding DUF1435 domain-containing protein, with translation MLNRALGSGWGVLLPGAILGGLMFADLSLDTWKAIIVSGLLVTSGMIWHKQLRHFVLLPSCVALVSGILVILMSLK, from the coding sequence ATGTTGAACAGGGCGCTTGGCAGTGGTTGGGGGGTATTGCTACCGGGAGCCATTCTCGGCGGGTTGATGTTTGCCGATCTCTCCCTTGATACCTGGAAAGCAATCATTGTGTCAGGACTGTTAGTCACGTCAGGCATGATCTGGCATAAGCAGCTGCGCCACTTCGTTTTATTGCCGTCATGCGTAGCACTGGTCAGTGGAATTTTGGTGATACTGATGAGTTTGAAATAA
- the bglJ gene encoding DNA-binding transcriptional activator BglJ, translating to MSAVGLQHLFAMPGLNHYQLHLFSEFDSFKKALQHINFFSLIYSYSDAREERRSCLAHLRDFAFTHGHIQRIILVADEMEARLISHLSPSRLHGVVSKSLTLEQLQNEFMVLLSETLRINDNMMNQWYRSQSRMLSPTERAILRYMSCGYSIPQIAAQLERNIKTIRAHKFNAMVKLGVNSDVGLLDAADIITHLSAREPRSSTLSKPTFL from the coding sequence ATGAGTGCTGTTGGGCTACAGCATCTTTTTGCGATGCCCGGCCTGAATCATTATCAGCTGCATCTGTTTAGTGAATTTGACAGCTTTAAGAAAGCACTTCAGCACATCAATTTTTTCTCGCTGATCTATTCATATTCCGATGCACGAGAAGAGCGTCGTAGCTGCCTTGCGCACCTGCGGGATTTTGCGTTTACGCATGGCCATATCCAGCGCATTATCCTGGTCGCTGATGAGATGGAAGCAAGATTAATTAGCCATCTTTCCCCGTCACGCCTTCACGGTGTGGTCAGCAAATCGCTGACGCTTGAGCAGCTGCAGAATGAATTCATGGTGTTGTTGAGTGAAACCCTGCGCATCAATGACAATATGATGAATCAGTGGTACCGGAGTCAAAGCAGAATGTTAAGCCCAACGGAACGGGCAATATTGCGTTATATGTCTTGCGGCTATTCCATTCCTCAAATCGCTGCACAGCTCGAACGCAATATTAAGACTATCCGGGCGCATAAGTTTAATGCGATGGTGAAGCTGGGGGTGAACTCTGACGTAGGGTTACTCGATGCGGCAGATATTATTACCCACCTTTCGGCAAGAGAACCGCGAAGTTCGACACTCAGCAAGCCGACCTTTTTATAA
- the fhuF gene encoding siderophore-iron reductase FhuF: MATHTAHIVEPLLWRAPLTSGNASLADAIRDKIAETRAHLLDFIRLDEAHPNHAMTLSEWRQPTKLQSLLATYSDHIYRNQPTLTRENKPLLSLWAQWYIGLMVPPLMLALLTQKSMLELSPDNFHVEFHETGRAACFWIDLREDQNAECLTAQERMEQLITQALIPVVEALEATGEINGKLIWSNTGYLIHWYLTEMKPLLGDENVDALRQSCFFAKQLSDGRDNPLFRTVVLRDGLLVRRTCCQRYRLPDVKECGDCTLK, encoded by the coding sequence ATGGCCACGCATACCGCACACATTGTCGAACCCCTCCTCTGGCGAGCGCCCCTCACCAGCGGGAATGCTTCGCTTGCGGATGCCATACGGGATAAGATTGCGGAGACGCGCGCCCACCTGCTGGACTTTATCCGGCTTGATGAAGCGCACCCGAACCACGCCATGACGCTTTCAGAGTGGCGTCAACCGACAAAACTGCAGTCGCTGCTGGCCACCTATTCCGACCATATCTATCGCAATCAGCCCACCCTTACGCGGGAAAATAAACCGCTGCTCTCACTCTGGGCGCAGTGGTATATCGGGCTAATGGTGCCTCCCCTCATGCTGGCGCTGTTAACGCAAAAGAGCATGCTGGAACTCTCGCCGGATAATTTCCACGTCGAGTTTCACGAAACCGGACGTGCAGCCTGCTTCTGGATTGATCTTCGCGAAGACCAGAACGCGGAATGCCTGACGGCTCAGGAACGTATGGAGCAGCTTATCACCCAGGCCCTGATCCCGGTGGTAGAAGCGCTTGAAGCGACGGGAGAGATTAATGGGAAGCTTATCTGGAGCAATACGGGCTATTTAATCCACTGGTATTTAACGGAAATGAAGCCTCTGCTTGGTGATGAGAATGTTGACGCCCTGCGTCAGTCCTGTTTCTTTGCAAAACAGCTTTCCGATGGCCGCGACAACCCGTTATTTCGTACCGTCGTGCTCCGTGATGGGCTACTGGTTCGCCGCACCTGCTGCCAGCGCTACCGCCTGCCGGACGTTAAGGAGTGCGGGGATTGCACGCTGAAGTAG
- a CDS encoding PTS sugar transporter subunit IIC codes for MSANHAAFNLIFRFVENYVSPIAGRISSQRHVMAIRDGFISAMPFMIVGSFLLVFAYPPFSPDTTWGFARAWLDMAKQLEGQILTPFDMTMGIMSIYICAAIAYNLGKHYVKSHQLDPFMCAMLSLMAFLLVAAPKTNGTLPVDSLGGTGIFTAILVAIYCVEMMRFLKAHNIGIRLPDQVPPMIKNSFDLLIPVLVVVLTLYPLSLVIQSQFGMLIPQAIMSVFKPLVSAADSLPAILLAVLIGHLLWFAGIHGAAIVSGMLQMFWLTNLGANQTALAASQPLPHIFMEAFWTFFIVIGGSGATMGLVICYLRSRSAHLRSIGRLSVVPSFFNINEPVIFGTPIVMNPVFFIPFLLAPMVNAVLAWAAMTFDLIGRVISVVPWTAPAPIGAAWALGWDFRAAILVVVLACVSAIIYYPFFKVYEKQLLEQEAEEAQRNAEEDNQQVA; via the coding sequence ATGTCTGCCAACCATGCTGCGTTTAACCTGATATTCCGTTTTGTTGAAAATTACGTCAGCCCGATTGCCGGGCGGATCTCTTCCCAGCGTCATGTCATGGCTATCCGTGATGGATTCATCTCTGCGATGCCATTTATGATTGTGGGTTCATTTTTGCTGGTGTTCGCATATCCGCCGTTTTCTCCGGATACCACCTGGGGTTTCGCCCGAGCCTGGCTGGATATGGCGAAGCAGCTTGAAGGCCAGATCCTGACGCCGTTTGATATGACGATGGGCATTATGTCCATTTATATCTGTGCGGCCATTGCCTATAACCTTGGCAAGCACTATGTCAAATCGCACCAGTTAGACCCGTTCATGTGTGCCATGCTGTCGCTGATGGCGTTTCTGCTGGTCGCGGCACCGAAAACCAATGGCACGCTGCCAGTCGATAGCCTGGGCGGGACGGGGATTTTTACCGCGATTCTGGTGGCGATCTACTGCGTTGAGATGATGCGTTTCCTCAAAGCCCATAACATCGGTATTCGCCTGCCAGACCAGGTTCCTCCGATGATCAAAAACTCTTTTGATCTGCTGATTCCGGTACTGGTGGTGGTGTTAACGCTCTATCCTCTGAGCCTGGTCATTCAGTCTCAGTTTGGCATGCTGATCCCGCAGGCCATTATGTCGGTCTTTAAACCTTTGGTTTCCGCAGCGGATTCCCTGCCTGCGATCCTGCTGGCAGTGTTGATTGGCCATCTGCTGTGGTTCGCCGGGATCCACGGAGCCGCCATCGTCTCCGGGATGCTGCAGATGTTCTGGCTGACTAACCTGGGCGCTAACCAGACCGCGCTGGCCGCCAGCCAGCCTCTGCCGCATATTTTCATGGAGGCATTCTGGACGTTCTTTATCGTGATTGGCGGGTCGGGCGCCACGATGGGGCTGGTGATTTGCTATCTGCGTAGCCGTTCAGCGCATTTACGTTCTATCGGGCGTTTGAGCGTGGTCCCCAGCTTCTTTAACATAAATGAACCCGTCATTTTCGGTACGCCGATTGTGATGAACCCGGTGTTCTTTATTCCGTTCCTGCTGGCACCGATGGTAAATGCCGTGCTGGCCTGGGCGGCGATGACGTTTGACCTGATTGGCCGCGTCATCTCAGTGGTCCCCTGGACAGCACCGGCGCCGATAGGCGCAGCGTGGGCTCTGGGCTGGGATTTCCGCGCGGCTATTCTGGTTGTGGTTCTGGCCTGCGTATCGGCAATCATCTACTACCCGTTCTTCAAAGTGTACGAGAAGCAGCTGCTGGAGCAGGAAGCGGAAGAAGCGCAGCGTAACGCGGAAGAGGACAATCAGCAGGTAGCCTAG
- a CDS encoding YbaK/EbsC family protein: MSLQSVQQFFADNAPDIDIIELSQSTATVALAAAAHRVEPGQIAKTLSLKVKNEVILVVAKGDARLDNKKLKDTFGAKARMLSSDEVVTITGHPVGGVCPFGLENPLAVYCDISLKQYAEVLPAAGAIHSAVRISPDRMAELTSAKWVDVCI, encoded by the coding sequence ATGAGTTTGCAGTCTGTACAGCAGTTTTTTGCCGACAACGCGCCGGATATAGACATCATTGAACTTAGCCAGAGTACCGCTACCGTTGCGTTGGCTGCTGCCGCCCACCGTGTTGAACCGGGACAAATCGCCAAGACCTTGTCATTAAAGGTGAAAAATGAGGTGATTCTGGTGGTAGCAAAAGGCGATGCACGCCTGGATAACAAAAAACTAAAAGACACCTTTGGTGCAAAAGCGCGCATGCTCAGCAGTGATGAGGTGGTGACCATCACCGGTCACCCCGTTGGCGGCGTGTGCCCTTTCGGCCTGGAAAACCCGCTCGCGGTTTACTGCGATATCTCGTTAAAGCAGTACGCCGAAGTCCTTCCCGCCGCAGGCGCAATTCATAGTGCCGTGCGTATCTCACCTGACAGAATGGCAGAGCTGACTTCCGCAAAATGGGTTGATGTTTGCATCTGA
- a CDS encoding DNA polymerase III subunit psi, with protein MTSRRDWQLQQLGITQWALRRPTALQGEIAISIPAHVRLVMVAEELPALNEPLIDDVLRSLKMTADQVLQLTPERVAMLPPDSRCNSWRIGETNEILLQGSQICTPALDELKANPKARSALWQQICEYEHDFFPHDA; from the coding sequence ATGACATCCCGACGAGACTGGCAGTTGCAGCAGCTGGGCATTACCCAGTGGGCTTTGCGTCGCCCGACGGCGTTGCAGGGCGAAATCGCCATTTCCATCCCTGCACACGTACGCCTGGTGATGGTGGCGGAAGAACTGCCTGCCCTGAACGAACCCCTGATCGATGATGTCCTTCGCAGCCTGAAGATGACGGCCGACCAGGTTTTACAGCTGACGCCAGAGCGTGTTGCGATGCTTCCTCCTGATAGCCGCTGTAACAGCTGGCGTATCGGAGAGACAAACGAGATCCTCCTCCAGGGGAGTCAGATCTGCACGCCAGCGCTGGACGAACTGAAAGCCAACCCAAAAGCGCGCAGCGCGCTATGGCAACAAATCTGCGAATATGAACACGATTTCTTCCCTCACGACGCCTGA